A single window of Danio rerio strain Tuebingen ecotype United States chromosome 15, GRCz12tu, whole genome shotgun sequence DNA harbors:
- the flot2b gene encoding flotillin-2b isoform X1, producing the protein MTLQPKCEDVETAEGVAITVTGVAQVKVMTDKDLLAIACEQFLGKSVMEIKAVVLQTLEGHLRSILGTLTVEQIYQDRDQFARLVREVAAPDVGRMGIEILSFTIKDVYDKLDYLSSLGKTQTAAVQRDADIGVAEAERDAGIREAECKKEMMDVKFLADTKMADSKRELELQKAAFNQEVNTKKAESQLAYELQAAKEQQKIRLEEIEIEVVQRKKQISIEEREIERTEKELIATVKRPAEAEAYKMEQLAEGYKMQKVLTAQAEAEKIRKIGEAEAISISSVGKAEAERMRLKAEAYQQYGEAAKTALVLDALPKIAGKVSAPLARTNEIVILSGDGSRVTGEVNRLLAELPVSVNALTGVDLSKMPLLQKLTGAQA; encoded by the exons GTCAAGGTTATGACTGACAAAGACTTGCTGGCTATTGCTTGTGAGCAGTTTCTGGGAAAGTCTGTCATGGAAATCAAAGCTGTGGTTCTGCAAACCCTTGAGGGACATTTGCGTTCAATCTTAG GCACATTAACCGTGGAGCAGATCTACCAGGACAGAGATCAGTTTGCTCGGCTGGTGAGAGAGGTGGCAGCTCCTGACGTGGGCCGCATGGGCATCGAGATCCTCAGCTTCACTATCAAA GATGTTTACGATAAGCTGGACTACTTGAGTTCTCTTGGAAAGACGCAGACAGCTGCTGTACAAAGAGACGCAGACATCGGAGTGGCCGAGGCAGAGAGGGATGCTGGGATTAGA GAAGCTGAATGCAAGAAAGAAATGATGGATGTGAAGTTCTTGGCCGACACTAAAATGGCCGACTCCAAACGAGAGCTTGAGCTGCAAAAAGCCGCTTTTAACCAAGAAGTAAACACTAAG AAAGCCGAGTCTCAACTGGCCTATGAGCTGCAAGCCGCTAAAGAGCAGCAGAAGATCCGATTGGAGGAGATCGAAATCGAGGTTGTGCAGAGGAAAAAACAAATCTCCATAGAGGAGAGGGAGATTGAGAGGACAGAGAAGGAGCTCATCGCTACGGTCAAGCGGCCGGCTGAAGCCGAGGCTTACAAGATGGAGCAGCTCGCTGAAGGATACAA GATGCAGAAAGTGCTGACGGCTCAGGCGGAGGCAGAGAAGATCCGCAAGATCGGAGAAGCGGAGGCCATCTCCATCTCATCTGTGGGAAAAGCAGAGGCCGAGAGAATGAGGCTGAAGGCTGAGGCTTATCAGCAGTATGGGGAGGCCGCCAAAACTGCTCTCGTCTTGGATGCTCTACCTAAG ATTGCTGGGAAGGTGTCTGCTCCTCTGGCCAGGACCAATGAGATTGTCATTCTGAGTGGTGATGGCAGCCGTGTGACCGGGGAAGTGAACCGGCTCCTCGCTGAGCTGCCCGTCTCTGTTAATGCCCTCACCGGTGTGGATTTGTCCAAG ATGCCTCTGCTGCAGAAGTTGACCGGTGCTCAAGCATGA